CGCCACTCTCTCCTCTCTAGTGAGATTATCAACGTAAAAGTGATTAGGTTTAGATTTCATATCCTCTATTTCACTAGCAACTATTTTGGTAAAAGTATCTATGGCTGGAACTAGTGTAAGAGGTGGGAACTTATTGAATTTGCTGATTAAGTTGGTAGGAAACTTACTGATCCCAGCACTGTTTTCCTCCAGTAAGGCCATAAGTGCATCCAACGCCTCTCGTTCTCCATCTTCTTCCAAATTCTCCCCCAAAGTGTCCCTATGATGTAGTTTTTTCAATACGAGTTTCCTCGCAAAAAGATGGAGGTCTTTGATGGTTATGAACGAATCTaagtgagaagatggagaaaaattcAAACCCTTCTGCAACACCTTTTCCTGGGCTATGGTCAGTATATGtgtagataaattaattacctttacATGATCTCCTTTTTGATTGTAACTGCCTTGAGTAGATCCCTTTTTGGTGAACTGCCGGGTTTTAGGTCCATTGTATCCACTATAATTAGGGCGATCACCACCTTCACTTATGGATGAGCCAGATGTAATAGATGAACTTCTTGATGCACTCGGTCTAATAGATGTTTTGTTTGTTTGCCACTTAAATATTTTATTGGTTTCAAAATCCACTAGGTCCCTCTCGTATTTTTTCCGTTTATTTTGGGATATGACCCCTTCCCATTTCTCAATTTCTTTATCCAGCTTCCCAATCATTTCCTGGAAGAGCTCGGTGCTGAGATCCTGCTGCAACGTCCTTTGTAGGGACTCAATCTCTGTCTCGATGGTTTTTAAAGTATTGGTGTTGTTCTCGATGATGATCTTCATAAACTCAAAGGAGCACATATTTGCTGCCTTTATCCATCTTTCTTTAAGAGATTCATCATCCAAGTTGAATGTGGGAAATAAATGTACTCGTAAGCCTCTCGGGATAATTTGTTGGGAGACATAATTTTCCAAAGTAATCTTTGTCCACCAAATCTTGATTTTCCTGTGCACtatgtttttgtaatttttaatattttcttgTTGACTATAAGATGAGGAAGTAGGAAGAGGACCTGCACCCTTCTTAAACATGCTGGTTGCTTTCGCTTGCCAGGAACTTTCCTTGGCCATGAAATCCATCTATGTGATCTATGTTTAAACAACAGCCAATACTGTAATATATACACAACTACTTGCTCTCCAATAAACACAACATATTGCCCCCCAACCACAGGGCAGCTAGTACCAAATATACAATATTCATCACAAGGGGTGTGATCAAAGAATGAAAAAATTGATCTCCACAACGGCACTACATAAAATATCAATTTATTACATTTATATAAACAACAATAAAAAACATTAAATGACTACATAGATAGAAGGGTACAATTCCTCAACATAAGAGGGACTATTAGCCTGAATTAAGCACCACAATACCAGGCCAGACAAAACCAACTAAGAATTGGGCCACATACAATAGCTGGATGTTTATAGGGGGATAAACTGATAAATAACAGCGTGTCCCAGCTCTATTGGACTCCTAAGAAATCTACATACAAATGCTAGTAAGTGGTTAGCACCCCCAGTAGGGAGATGCATGCGCTTATATCATGGTCTCCACCCCATTTCATATACAGCAAAATGCAGCGGTAAAATATAGAGGCATATTACCTAAAACTGGACCTGGTGtgtgctcctcggcgtccctctgccccgacacgtgtttcgccgtagcttcttctggaggcgtgtcagggcagggggtaagCCGGTTTATATATACCTGAGTCTACCGTTCATTGGGCAATTAACATTTCGGAACCTTCACCAGCTGTGCAGGTAGTGCGTGCATTGAACGGGAGATCGCTGTGTGGAAAAAACTCAACAACTTCCGTCCCTTGTACGGAAGCGGAAGTGTCACCCGGCTATCCCTAGTGTAGTTGCCGTACAGATGCCTCGGCTCACTGAGTACCACCCCCTGTACGGAAACCGGAAATACCAGAAGTGTTCGGGAGCCGGGCACTGTACGGACAGAGAGGATGACAGGAAAAAGCGGCGCATGAGCCGATGGGCAGATCCAGCTAAAATGGCGAGTCGGATCACGGACTGGGGATCAGGAGCGTCGGGTCGTACAAGTCCGACTCCGAAACTCCGTTCTCCAAGGCAATATGTTGGCCCAAGTTCATATCTTGATCTTAATCCGGTCTCTGATCCTGGGATATTGGTCCCGCTTCCCATATGCGATTACCTCAAAATTCCGCTCCACAATGCTAGCACGAACCACAGCACTCCCGTCTCTAAGAACAGCAGTCATCAGGACAGATGTAAGTCTATACTGTAACCAAACATTTTTTCATTCTTTGATCACACCCCTTGTGATGGATATTGTATATTTGGTACTAGCTGCCCTGTGGTTGGGGGGCAATATGTTGTGTTTATTGGAGAGCAAGTAGTTGTGtatatcttattaaacctgctaaatctgcagggggttgaatactacttgtaggcactgtaacgtCGACCTTGAAACTTGGAGATCAATACCCAATAACTATTTACataactaaaaattaacatttttgctGGAAAAACCAACGTACCtgtaaatgtggtttgggcacaccCCCCACACGTTAATATTCATAGGCCCTTGTTAGATAGTGACGGGTGTTGAGTTCCAGAAGTCTCATATTTTATAGAATTTCCCAGGGCACCCTCTATTTTGATAGACCGTGTTTTCATATGGAATCACTGAATTGACAAGTTCTACCCAAGATCTCAGTGTTGGGTGTGAACTACCCATCCATCTCAGAGCAAATAATTTCCTGGCCAAAAATAGCATCTCTTGgagaaatatctactatataactgtctaagggtcacttccgtctttctgtctgtccccgatattcattggttgcggcctgtctgtcatggaatccaagtcgctaattggtcgtggcaaaacgcccacgaccattgccacgaccaatcagcgacgggcgcaatccggcggcaacatggccgctccttcctccccgcagtcagtgcccgctccatactcccctccagtcagcgctcacatagggttaatggcagcgctaatggaccgcgtcatgccacggtgtaacgcactccattaacgctgctactaaccctgtgtgaccaacttttttactattaatgctgcctatgcagcatcaatagtaaaaagatctaatgttaaaaatactaaaaaaaataaaaaatcatcatatacacaCATTCCGGTGCACCTTCCGAtaagctcctcacgacgctccgtgaccggtccatgcattccgatctcgcgagatgatgacagcagtctcgcgagaccgcaatgcactcttgagaccggagcgcgcgaggagcgtcggtaaacgcttcctggatccaggggccaacggaaggtgagtatataactattttttactttaattctttttttttttttaacagggatatgatgcctacattgctatatactacgcgggctgggcaatattctacgtgcgcttggcaatatagtacgtggctgggcaatatatggctgggcaatatagtacgtgactgcaatatactacgtgactgggcaatatactatgtggctggggaatatagtacgtgactgagcaatatactacgtggctgggcaatatactacgtgggctgtgcaatatactatgtggacatgcatattctagaatacccgatgtgttcgaatcgggccaccatctagttttaataTAATGGTCCCAATTATCTTCTTCCACAACCCCAAACAGGCACACCAAGGGATCCAGGGAAATTGGTATTGCCATTAGGGATGACAAGAAGGTGGTAACCTCCTACCAGAATGTATATATTACTGGACACCTCCACATCATGTGTATGAAGTCGCCTACCAACTCATGACACCTCGGACATTCCGAGGTGTGAGAATGGCCCATTTTTTCTAACTTAGCTGGTGTAAGATATGCTTGATGGATTATTTATAATTGggtctgttacagaaccccccagcaccaagaatatgttatgtagtatatgtatgtataataggttccatgtgaaatgcatcagtccacaggctgcgcccctggacaagatattctccttctgacctcccccacctttgtaattcccacagtaaatatcctgcggctattgtaatgtatgtctggcctgctgtttttctattggcctgccctctgtatctgtgttatatattctgtgtactGTGAATTAAGTgtatttagactggaaatacgtggagaagcagtgagattttatatgcacccatgtaacgaaggaattccagccagcgtccttcattcagaatccagcaaaagcagagtggacctcctgaaccacggggtggtactgaaagaggtactacagcacagtagaccccgttacactggtggcagacagcgggatgtgagaccatacaggaggaaaggaatgaatggaaaataactaccagaagttaaagaggactacattaaaagatctggtggaagcccgagggttaatcgccagcaacaaaacaaaagcggatttgatagcagccatcatggaacacgacactgcagcgccccccaatgtgaacatggaggagactgaattccagagggaggtaaagaacagaccggcgttctatggcccaaaccctg
The nucleotide sequence above comes from Ranitomeya imitator isolate aRanImi1 chromosome 7, aRanImi1.pri, whole genome shotgun sequence. Encoded proteins:
- the LOC138645812 gene encoding uncharacterized protein: MDFMAKESSWQAKATSMFKKGAGPLPTSSSYSQQENIKNYKNIVHRKIKIWWTKITLENYVSQQIIPRGLRVHLFPTFNLDDESLKERWIKAANMCSFEFMKIIIENNTNTLKTIETEIESLQRTLQQDLSTELFQEMIGKLDKEIEKWEGVISQNKRKKYERDLVDFETNKIFKWQTNKTSIRPSASRSSSITSGSSISEGGDRPNYSGYNGPKTRQFTKKGSTQGSYNQKGDHVKVINLSTHILTIAQEKVLQKGLNFSPSSHLDSFITIKDLHLFARKLVLKKLHHRDTLGENLEEDGEREALDALMALLEENSAGITSTEGYLSTTVFRKSTATNSLLHASSLHPRSTTNSIPIGQFLRIKRICSEDEQFEEQAELLRSRFKDRGYNRRVIQRGYWRAKNTPRQQLLYKNQSSSTNKEQDNQYRLTSVLMTAVLRDGSAVVRASIVERNFEEIAYGKRDQYPRIRDRIKIKI